A portion of the Bacillus thuringiensis genome contains these proteins:
- the malR gene encoding maltose operon transcriptional repressor MalR, translating into MTVTIKDVAKQANVAPSTVSRVIADNPSISEKTKRRVRKVMSELGYHPNLNARNLANQTTKTLGLVMPSSASKAFQNPFFPEVIRGISSFAHVEGYALYMSTGETEEEIFNGVVKMVQGRQIGGIILLYSRENDRIIQYLHEQNFPFVLIGKPYDRKNEITYVDNDNYAAAREVAEYLISLGHKQIAFIGGGSDLLVTRDRLAGMSDALKLADITLSKEYILHFDFSRESGQQAVEELMGLKQPPTAIMATDDLIGLGVLSALSKKGFVVPKDVSIVSFNNALLSEIASPPLSTVDVNIYQLGYEAAKALVDKVENAESTAKCIIIPHKLLKRHTCDHYAEKS; encoded by the coding sequence ATGACAGTTACAATTAAAGATGTGGCGAAGCAAGCGAATGTTGCACCATCAACAGTTTCTCGTGTAATTGCTGATAATCCAAGTATAAGTGAAAAGACAAAGCGCCGTGTTAGGAAAGTGATGAGTGAATTAGGGTATCATCCCAATTTAAATGCGAGAAATCTTGCGAACCAAACGACGAAGACACTTGGTCTTGTTATGCCAAGTTCTGCAAGTAAAGCTTTTCAAAATCCATTTTTCCCAGAAGTTATAAGAGGGATTAGTTCATTTGCACATGTAGAAGGATATGCGCTTTATATGTCGACAGGTGAAACGGAAGAGGAAATTTTTAATGGTGTCGTAAAGATGGTACAGGGACGCCAAATTGGTGGCATTATTCTTTTATATTCAAGAGAGAACGATCGGATTATTCAATATTTACATGAACAAAATTTCCCGTTTGTTCTAATAGGAAAACCATATGATCGAAAAAATGAAATTACATATGTAGATAATGACAATTATGCAGCTGCGAGAGAAGTAGCAGAGTATTTAATTTCATTGGGACATAAGCAAATCGCGTTCATTGGTGGTGGGTCAGATTTACTTGTAACGAGAGATCGTTTAGCTGGTATGAGCGATGCTTTAAAACTAGCGGACATTACGTTATCAAAAGAGTATATTCTACATTTTGATTTTTCAAGGGAAAGTGGTCAACAAGCCGTGGAAGAATTAATGGGACTAAAGCAACCGCCAACAGCAATTATGGCAACGGATGATTTAATTGGGCTGGGTGTGTTAAGTGCTCTTTCTAAAAAAGGATTCGTTGTACCGAAGGACGTTTCTATTGTAAGTTTTAATAATGCTTTACTATCAGAAATCGCGAGTCCTCCGCTTTCAACAGTGGATGTGAATATTTATCAACTAGGATATGAAGCAGCAAAAGCTTTAGTTGATAAAGTAGAGAATGCGGAGTCTACTGCGAAATGTATCATTATTCCACATAAATTGCTAAAGCGTCACACTTGTGATCATTATGCAGAAAAAAGCTAA
- the malD gene encoding maltosaccharide ABC transporter permease MalD gives MNIKRQKMLRLSLSYLVIFVMCAIIFYPLLWIIGSSFNPGDSLSGSSIIPQNATLDHYRKLLDLENSNYLLWYKNTLKVSVLTMIFSVLAISFTAYAFSRYRFVGRKNGLLTFLILQMIPNFAALIALYVLAQLTGLIDTHLALILIYVGGAIPMNTWLMKGYFDTIPKELDESARMDGAGHFRIFWQIIMPLAKPIVAVVALFTFIGPFTDFILASIILRTPENYTLAVGLYEMVAKKFGNEFTTFAAGSVLIAIPISILFLSLQKYFISGLTAGGTKG, from the coding sequence ATGAATATTAAAAGACAGAAGATGTTACGTCTCTCATTAAGTTATTTAGTTATTTTCGTAATGTGTGCCATCATTTTCTATCCGTTATTATGGATTATTGGCTCATCGTTTAATCCGGGTGATAGTTTATCTGGATCAAGTATTATTCCACAAAATGCAACGTTAGATCATTATCGTAAGCTATTAGATCTAGAGAATAGTAATTACTTACTATGGTATAAAAACACATTAAAAGTAAGTGTTTTAACGATGATTTTCTCAGTGCTAGCAATTAGCTTTACTGCTTATGCATTTTCGAGATATCGTTTTGTTGGAAGAAAAAATGGTTTATTAACATTTTTAATTCTGCAAATGATTCCAAACTTTGCAGCGTTAATTGCTCTATACGTATTAGCTCAGTTAACAGGATTAATTGATACACACCTTGCATTAATTTTAATTTATGTAGGCGGGGCCATTCCGATGAATACATGGCTTATGAAAGGGTATTTTGATACGATTCCGAAAGAACTGGATGAATCAGCTCGTATGGATGGAGCAGGACATTTCCGTATTTTTTGGCAAATCATTATGCCACTTGCAAAGCCAATCGTAGCGGTTGTAGCGTTATTTACTTTCATTGGTCCATTTACAGATTTCATTTTAGCGAGTATTATTTTGCGAACACCAGAAAATTATACTTTAGCAGTTGGATTATATGAAATGGTTGCGAAGAAATTCGGTAATGAATTTACAACGTTTGCAGCGGGTTCTGTGTTAATTGCGATCCCAATTTCAATTTTATTCCTATCACTACAAAAATACTTTATTTCTGGTTTAACAGCTGGAGGTACAAAAGGATGA
- the malC gene encoding maltosaccharide ABC transporter permease MalC, with amino-acid sequence MQTSMEPANGLNHSKHRKMATMLSIIPGVGQMYNKQFVKGLIFLVLTGSFIVAFADLLNMGLWGIVTLGTEVPRDHSVFLLVEGILALIVITFGLGIYAFNLYDAYQNGKKRDIGTPLNSVKEQYRNLLDQGFPYLMVSPGFLLLIFVVVFPIIFVILIGFTNYDLYHSPPAKLVDWVGFKNFIDIFTLPMWRETFVSVFSWTVIWTFVATTLQVALGIFLAIIVNQPGIKGKAIIRTIFILPWAVPAFVSILVFSGMFNETFGAINNQVLALFGIEKIAWMTDPFWAKIALIMIQTWLGFPFVFAMTTGILQSIPGELYEAATVDGATAWQQFRKITLPLVLYATAPILITQYTFNFNNFSIIYLFNGGGPAVAGQDAGGTDILISWIYKLTMTSAQYGKAAALTMILSLIVITVALWQFKRTKSFQEEDMM; translated from the coding sequence ATGCAAACATCTATGGAACCAGCAAATGGGTTAAACCATTCAAAGCATAGGAAAATGGCAACCATGTTATCAATCATTCCAGGCGTGGGCCAAATGTATAATAAACAATTTGTAAAAGGTCTTATTTTTCTAGTATTAACAGGTTCATTTATTGTAGCCTTTGCTGATTTATTGAATATGGGATTATGGGGTATTGTAACGCTCGGCACAGAAGTTCCACGTGACCATTCTGTCTTTCTATTAGTAGAAGGAATCTTGGCCCTTATCGTTATCACGTTTGGGCTTGGCATATATGCATTTAACTTATATGATGCATATCAAAATGGAAAGAAACGTGATATCGGAACACCGTTAAATTCTGTAAAAGAGCAATATCGTAATTTGTTAGATCAAGGTTTTCCTTATTTAATGGTTTCACCAGGTTTTCTACTACTTATCTTTGTTGTCGTATTTCCAATCATCTTCGTAATTTTAATTGGATTTACAAACTATGATTTATATCACTCTCCTCCAGCTAAATTAGTAGATTGGGTGGGCTTTAAAAACTTTATTGATATTTTCACTTTACCGATGTGGAGAGAGACATTTGTAAGTGTATTTTCTTGGACTGTCATTTGGACATTCGTTGCAACAACATTACAAGTTGCGCTTGGGATTTTCTTAGCAATTATCGTAAATCAGCCTGGTATTAAAGGAAAGGCGATTATTCGAACAATCTTCATTTTACCGTGGGCGGTTCCAGCATTCGTATCTATTCTTGTTTTCTCTGGTATGTTTAATGAAACATTTGGAGCAATTAACAATCAAGTATTAGCTTTATTCGGAATTGAAAAGATTGCTTGGATGACCGATCCATTTTGGGCGAAAATTGCTTTAATTATGATTCAAACTTGGCTTGGATTCCCGTTCGTCTTTGCTATGACAACAGGTATACTGCAATCGATTCCAGGAGAATTATACGAAGCGGCTACAGTAGATGGAGCGACAGCTTGGCAACAGTTTCGTAAAATTACATTGCCACTTGTGTTATATGCAACAGCACCAATATTAATTACGCAATATACGTTTAACTTTAATAACTTTAGTATCATCTATCTATTTAACGGTGGAGGTCCTGCTGTAGCTGGACAAGACGCAGGTGGAACGGATATTTTAATTTCATGGATTTATAAGTTAACGATGACTTCAGCGCAGTACGGAAAAGCAGCAGCTCTTACAATGATATTATCGTTAATCGTTATTACAGTTGCGTTATGGCAATTTAAGAGAACAAAATCATTCCAAGAAGAGGATATGATGTAA
- a CDS encoding extracellular solute-binding protein: MKKALSLLTVSALSIGMLSACGPKNSGKKEESKAKKDYDLLVWEDDKKGVGLEPAVKSFEEKYKVKVKVVEMQMTDQVKKLRLDGPAGTGPDVVTLPHDQIGNAVTEGLLSEVKADDAVKSKFTNSSIEAQTYNGKLYGLPKAIETPVFIYNKKLMPKAPETMDELFNFSKEFTKDGKYGFLALGDNFYFANAFMAGMGGYVFGEKDGKPNASDVGLNNSGAVQGAEYLQKWYKEKLFPKGIIGESGGPAADGLFNEGKAASIMNGPWAFQAMEKNGIDYGVAPMPKLPNGQPMKTFVGVKGWHVTSFSKQNDLATKFTEWVTNEENAKIRFEKTKEIPPVKSVMEDPIIKDNEAAKAVATQSENGIPMPNIPEMQEVWKPAGDALQLVVTDKEAPKAALDSAVKQIKGNIEANHNKKK, encoded by the coding sequence ATGAAGAAAGCATTATCATTATTAACGGTTTCCGCATTATCTATTGGTATGTTATCTGCATGTGGACCGAAAAATTCAGGGAAAAAAGAGGAAAGTAAAGCGAAAAAAGACTATGATCTTCTTGTTTGGGAAGATGATAAAAAAGGTGTTGGTTTAGAACCAGCAGTGAAAAGCTTTGAGGAAAAATATAAAGTAAAAGTAAAAGTTGTTGAAATGCAAATGACAGATCAAGTGAAAAAGTTACGCCTTGATGGGCCAGCGGGGACTGGACCAGATGTTGTAACATTGCCACACGATCAAATCGGAAATGCAGTAACAGAAGGTCTACTTTCTGAAGTGAAAGCGGATGATGCTGTAAAGAGTAAATTTACTAATTCATCAATAGAAGCACAGACATATAACGGAAAATTATATGGTTTACCAAAAGCAATTGAGACACCAGTCTTTATTTACAATAAAAAACTAATGCCAAAAGCGCCAGAAACGATGGACGAGCTGTTTAACTTCTCAAAAGAATTTACGAAAGATGGCAAGTACGGATTTTTAGCATTAGGAGATAACTTCTACTTTGCTAATGCATTCATGGCAGGTATGGGCGGTTATGTATTTGGTGAAAAAGATGGAAAGCCAAATGCAAGTGATGTTGGATTAAATAATAGCGGAGCAGTACAAGGTGCTGAATATCTTCAAAAATGGTACAAAGAAAAATTATTCCCGAAAGGTATTATCGGTGAATCAGGTGGGCCTGCTGCTGATGGACTATTCAATGAAGGAAAAGCAGCATCTATTATGAACGGACCATGGGCGTTCCAAGCAATGGAAAAGAACGGAATTGATTATGGCGTTGCTCCAATGCCGAAATTACCAAATGGTCAACCGATGAAAACGTTTGTTGGGGTTAAAGGATGGCATGTAACAAGTTTCTCTAAACAAAATGATTTAGCTACAAAATTCACTGAGTGGGTAACGAATGAAGAAAACGCAAAAATTCGATTTGAGAAAACGAAAGAAATTCCTCCAGTAAAATCAGTAATGGAAGATCCAATTATTAAAGATAACGAAGCTGCAAAAGCGGTTGCAACGCAATCTGAAAATGGAATTCCAATGCCAAATATTCCAGAAATGCAAGAAGTTTGGAAACCAGCTGGAGATGCGCTTCAATTAGTTGTTACAGATAAAGAGGCACCAAAAGCGGCGCTTGATAGTGCAGTGAAACAAATTAAAGGTAATATTGAGGCAAATCATAACAAGAAAAAATAA
- a CDS encoding alpha-glycosidase: MFKEAIYHRPKDNYAYAYNEQTIHIRVRTKRDDVQCATLIYGDPYEWKDGKWISLSTPMKKTGSTALFDYWSISIEPKFKRLRYGFELKSETDTLIYTERGFFSNIPNDDVGNFFCFPFIHADDVFKAPSWIKNTIWYQIFPERFANGDSTLNPENTLPWGSTNPTPTNFFGGDFAGVIQNLDYLVKLGISGIYFTPIFKAHSNHKYDTIDYMEIDPQFGTKETFKELVEECHKHGIKVMLDAVFNHSGYFFEKFQDVLENGEKSAYKEWFHIHEFPIITEPLPNYDTFAFTPYMPKLNTAHPDVKEYLLEVGRYWVREFNIDGWRLDVANEVDHNFWREFRTEIKTLNPEVYILGEIWHDALPWLQGDQFDAVMSYPVTNALLSYFANDSIKASEFMKQITESLHSYSMNVNEAAFHLLDSHDTPRILTTCNGDKNKLKLLYVFHLSFIGSPCIYYGDEIGMDGGMDPDCRKCMIWDTKEQDHALFTHIQTLISLRKQHEAFGGHGTFQFIEANDEHNYISYTKTYEDETIFFVLNPTNSEVTVSLPLHVTGKKIINIYTNEEFSAEASVLQVTLPPYGFSILKW; encoded by the coding sequence ATGTTTAAAGAAGCCATTTATCATAGGCCGAAAGATAATTATGCATACGCTTACAATGAACAAACAATTCACATCCGGGTACGTACTAAGAGAGATGATGTTCAATGTGCCACTCTTATTTACGGTGATCCTTACGAATGGAAAGACGGGAAATGGATTTCATTAAGTACACCAATGAAAAAAACGGGTTCTACTGCATTATTTGATTATTGGTCCATTTCAATCGAACCAAAATTTAAGCGCTTACGTTATGGATTTGAATTAAAATCTGAAACAGATACTCTTATTTATACAGAGCGAGGATTCTTTTCTAACATTCCAAATGATGATGTTGGTAATTTTTTCTGTTTTCCATTTATTCATGCAGATGATGTATTCAAAGCACCATCCTGGATTAAAAACACCATTTGGTATCAGATTTTCCCTGAACGATTCGCTAATGGCGATAGTACGCTGAATCCAGAAAACACCCTTCCTTGGGGAAGTACGAATCCAACTCCAACTAATTTTTTCGGTGGGGATTTTGCTGGTGTTATTCAAAACCTTGATTACCTTGTTAAGCTTGGCATTTCCGGAATATATTTCACACCTATTTTCAAAGCTCATTCAAACCATAAATATGACACAATTGACTATATGGAAATTGATCCACAATTTGGGACGAAAGAAACTTTCAAAGAGCTCGTTGAAGAATGTCATAAGCACGGTATAAAAGTAATGCTCGATGCTGTGTTTAATCATAGTGGATACTTTTTCGAGAAATTTCAAGACGTTCTAGAGAACGGTGAGAAGTCTGCATATAAAGAGTGGTTCCACATTCATGAATTTCCAATTATAACCGAGCCACTTCCAAATTATGATACTTTCGCCTTTACACCGTATATGCCTAAATTAAATACAGCTCATCCAGATGTAAAAGAATACTTACTTGAAGTAGGACGTTATTGGGTACGAGAATTCAATATAGATGGCTGGCGCCTTGATGTCGCAAATGAAGTCGATCACAACTTTTGGAGAGAATTCCGAACTGAAATAAAGACATTAAATCCTGAAGTATATATTTTGGGAGAAATTTGGCACGATGCCCTTCCGTGGCTACAAGGCGATCAATTTGATGCTGTCATGAGCTACCCTGTTACAAACGCTCTACTTTCTTACTTTGCTAACGATTCCATTAAAGCAAGTGAATTTATGAAGCAAATTACAGAATCTCTACATTCCTACTCTATGAATGTAAATGAAGCAGCCTTTCATTTATTAGATAGCCATGATACTCCAAGAATTTTAACAACATGCAATGGAGATAAAAATAAGTTAAAATTGCTCTATGTATTCCATCTTTCTTTCATCGGCTCTCCTTGCATTTATTACGGAGATGAAATCGGCATGGATGGTGGTATGGACCCCGATTGCCGTAAATGTATGATTTGGGATACTAAAGAACAAGATCATGCATTATTTACACATATACAAACATTGATTTCATTACGAAAACAACATGAAGCTTTTGGAGGACATGGTACTTTTCAATTCATCGAAGCAAATGATGAACATAATTATATTTCTTATACGAAAACATATGAGGATGAAACTATCTTTTTCGTTTTAAACCCTACTAATAGTGAAGTTACAGTTTCACTCCCTCTTCATGTTACTGGTAAGAAAATAATTAACATTTATACAAATGAAGAATTTTCAGCGGAAGCAAGTGTATTACAAGTTACACTTCCTCCATATGGATTCTCCATATTAAAATGGTAA
- the malL gene encoding oligo-1,6-glucosidase — protein sequence MEKQWWKESVVYQIYPRSFMDSNSDGIGDLQGIISKLDYLKELGIDVIWLSPVYESPNDDNGYDISDYCKIMNEFGTMEDWDELLHEMHERNMKLMMDLVVNHTSDEHNWFIESRKSKDNKYRDYYIWRPGKEGKEPNNWGAAFSGSAWKYDEMTDEYYLHLFSKKQPDLNWDNEKVRQDVYEMMKFWLEKGIDGFRMDVINFISKEEGLPTVETDEDGYVSGHKHFMNGPNIHKYLHEMNEEVLSHYDIMTVGEMPGVTTEEAKLYTGEERKELQMVFQFEHMDLDSGEGGKWDVKPCSLLTLKENLTKWQKALEHTGWNSLYWNNHDQPRVVSRFGNDGMYRIESAKMLATVLHMMKGTPYIYQGEEIGMTNVRFQSIDEYRDIETLNMYKEKVIDHGEDIEKVMESIYIKGRDNARTPMQWDDQNHAGFTTGEPWITVNPNYKEINVKQAIQDEGSIFYYYKKLIELRKNNEIVVYGSYDLILENNPSIFAYVRTYGDEKLLVIANFTADESVFEMPEDISYSESELFIHNYDVEIGLIDNITLRPYEAMVFKLK from the coding sequence ATGGAAAAACAATGGTGGAAAGAAAGCGTAGTATATCAAATTTATCCTCGTAGCTTTATGGATAGTAACAGTGATGGTATAGGAGATCTTCAAGGGATTATTTCAAAGCTAGATTACTTAAAAGAGTTAGGGATTGATGTGATTTGGTTATCACCTGTCTATGAATCTCCAAATGATGATAATGGTTACGATATAAGTGATTATTGTAAAATTATGAACGAGTTCGGAACAATGGAAGATTGGGATGAACTATTACATGAAATGCATGAACGTAATATGAAATTGATGATGGATTTAGTTGTTAATCATACATCTGATGAACATAATTGGTTTATTGAATCACGTAAATCAAAAGATAATAAATATAGAGATTACTATATATGGCGTCCTGGAAAAGAAGGGAAAGAACCGAACAACTGGGGAGCTGCTTTTAGTGGATCTGCATGGAAGTATGATGAAATGACGGATGAATATTATTTACATCTGTTTTCTAAAAAACAACCAGATTTAAACTGGGATAATGAAAAGGTAAGACAAGATGTTTATGAGATGATGAAGTTTTGGTTAGAAAAAGGAATTGATGGATTCCGCATGGATGTTATCAATTTTATTTCTAAAGAAGAAGGCTTACCAACTGTTGAAACAGATGAAGATGGCTATGTTTCAGGTCATAAACATTTTATGAACGGTCCAAACATTCATAAATATTTGCATGAAATGAATGAGGAAGTATTATCGCATTATGATATTATGACGGTTGGTGAGATGCCAGGTGTAACGACAGAAGAGGCCAAATTGTATACTGGAGAAGAACGAAAAGAGTTGCAAATGGTATTCCAATTTGAACATATGGATTTAGATTCAGGAGAAGGTGGAAAGTGGGATGTAAAACCATGCTCACTTCTTACTTTAAAAGAGAATTTAACAAAGTGGCAAAAAGCATTAGAGCATACCGGATGGAATAGCCTTTATTGGAATAACCATGATCAGCCTCGCGTTGTATCTCGTTTTGGTAACGATGGAATGTATCGCATTGAATCTGCAAAAATGTTAGCGACAGTTCTTCATATGATGAAGGGAACGCCATATATTTATCAAGGTGAAGAAATCGGAATGACGAACGTTCGATTCCAATCAATTGATGAATATCGAGATATTGAAACGTTAAATATGTATAAAGAAAAAGTGATAGACCATGGTGAAGATATAGAAAAAGTAATGGAATCTATTTATATAAAGGGTCGTGATAATGCTAGAACTCCGATGCAGTGGGATGATCAGAATCACGCTGGATTTACAACAGGTGAACCTTGGATTACTGTAAATCCTAACTATAAAGAGATTAATGTGAAACAAGCAATCCAAGATGAAGGTTCAATTTTTTATTACTATAAGAAATTAATTGAGCTACGCAAAAATAATGAAATAGTTGTATATGGATCATATGATTTAATATTAGAGAATAATCCTTCTATTTTTGCTTATGTAAGAACATATGGAGACGAAAAACTACTTGTTATTGCAAACTTTACTGCGGATGAAAGTGTATTTGAAATGCCTGAAGATATTAGTTATAGTGAATCAGAATTATTCATACACAATTACGATGTAGAAATCGGATTGATAGATAACATTACATTACGTCCGTATGAAGCGATGGTATTCAAATTGAAATAA
- a CDS encoding ABC transporter ATP-binding protein gives MAELKLENIYKIYDNNVTAVTDFNLHIQDKEFIVFVGPSGCGKSTTLRMVAGLEDISKGEFSIDGKLMNDVPPKDRDIAMVFQNYALYPHMSVYDNMAFGLKLRKIPKDEIDRRVKDAAKILGLEQYLDRKPKALSGGQRQRVALGRAIVRDAKVFLMDEPLSNLDAKLRVAMRSEISKLHHRLGTTTIYVTHDQTEAMTMASRLVVMKDGKIQQIGTPKEVYETPENIFVGGFIGSPAMNFFRGKLTETDFVIDNAIKIKVSEGKMKMLREQGYVNKEIVLGIRPEDIHDELLFLEASQSTTFTTKIEVAELLGAESILYMKLGNQDFAARVDARHIFSPGDQIKLAFDLNKAHFFDSQTEQRIR, from the coding sequence ATGGCAGAACTTAAATTAGAAAACATTTATAAGATATATGATAATAACGTAACAGCTGTAACTGATTTTAATTTACACATTCAAGACAAAGAATTTATCGTATTTGTCGGTCCTTCTGGATGCGGAAAATCTACAACATTACGAATGGTAGCTGGACTCGAAGATATTTCAAAAGGCGAGTTTTCAATTGATGGTAAACTAATGAATGATGTTCCTCCAAAAGATCGAGATATCGCAATGGTCTTCCAAAACTACGCTCTTTATCCACATATGAGTGTATATGATAATATGGCATTTGGATTAAAACTTCGAAAAATACCAAAAGATGAGATCGATCGTCGTGTGAAAGATGCAGCAAAAATTTTAGGGCTTGAACAATATTTAGATAGAAAACCGAAAGCATTATCAGGTGGACAACGCCAACGTGTTGCGTTAGGTAGAGCAATCGTTCGAGATGCAAAAGTTTTCTTAATGGACGAGCCATTATCAAACTTAGATGCTAAACTCCGTGTTGCAATGCGCTCAGAAATTTCTAAGCTACATCATCGCCTTGGAACAACAACAATTTATGTAACACATGACCAAACAGAAGCAATGACTATGGCTTCGCGTCTTGTCGTTATGAAGGATGGAAAGATTCAACAAATTGGAACTCCAAAAGAAGTATATGAAACACCAGAAAACATTTTCGTGGGTGGATTTATCGGATCACCAGCGATGAACTTCTTCCGTGGTAAATTGACTGAAACCGATTTCGTTATAGATAATGCCATAAAAATCAAAGTATCTGAAGGAAAAATGAAGATGCTACGTGAACAAGGCTATGTAAATAAGGAAATTGTTTTAGGTATTCGCCCGGAGGACATTCATGATGAACTACTATTTTTAGAAGCTTCACAATCTACTACTTTCACAACAAAAATTGAAGTTGCTGAATTGTTAGGTGCTGAATCTATTTTATATATGAAACTTGGAAATCAAGATTTTGCAGCACGTGTTGATGCAAGACATATATTCTCACCTGGAGACCAAATTAAATTGGCATTTGATTTAAATAAAGCGCATTTCTTTGACAGCCAAACAGAACAACGTATTCGCTAA
- a CDS encoding SDR family NAD(P)-dependent oxidoreductase produces the protein MTVRLIEGVMKMKLAGKVAIVTGGGIGIGRNTALLLAKQGAKVIVTDIDQESGQATVEEITNLGGEALFVFYDMEKQGDWQRVISITLNAFSRIDMLFQNAGLYKIDSIFSRQQENDSNVLCINDVWIEIKQLTSSFMKQQEEVVLSDLPIFGIIGTKGQSFHTVEALV, from the coding sequence ATGACGGTAAGACTTATAGAAGGGGTAATGAAAATGAAGCTTGCAGGAAAAGTTGCTATCGTAACTGGCGGTGGTATCGGTATTGGACGTAATACAGCTCTTTTGTTGGCTAAACAAGGCGCAAAAGTAATTGTGACGGACATTGATCAAGAAAGTGGACAAGCAACAGTGGAGGAAATTACGAATCTAGGCGGAGAAGCACTTTTTGTATTCTATGATATGGAAAAGCAAGGAGATTGGCAACGCGTTATTAGCATTACTTTGAATGCATTCAGTCGCATTGATATGCTTTTTCAAAATGCTGGTTTATATAAAATAGATTCTATTTTTTCTCGCCAACAAGAGAACGATTCCAATGTACTTTGTATTAATGACGTTTGGATAGAGATAAAACAATTAACGTCATCTTTTATGAAACAGCAAGAAGAAGTGGTGCTTAGTGATTTACCGATTTTCGGTATTATTGGCACGAAAGGACAATCATTTCATACAGTAGAAGCCCTAGTATAA
- a CDS encoding RDD family protein — translation MKLKMHRPALVMNRIGASLIDMFLISVMYGAVVAIMTGNYSAMFKRFNISLGDFRYDFAVVFILMAIYFIVLPFIWNGVTLGKKVTRIKLISLKSEKLTLQTLIIRFFVVLLPNVLLLGIPLICNVYMMLFRKDNCGFQDLITKTKVISLV, via the coding sequence ATGAAGTTAAAGATGCATCGTCCAGCGCTTGTAATGAATCGCATAGGTGCTTCCCTAATTGACATGTTTTTAATCTCGGTTATGTATGGTGCAGTAGTAGCTATTATGACCGGAAACTATAGTGCTATGTTTAAGCGCTTTAATATAAGCTTAGGTGATTTTAGATATGATTTCGCAGTAGTTTTCATATTAATGGCGATATATTTTATTGTGTTACCCTTTATTTGGAACGGTGTTACACTTGGCAAAAAGGTAACGAGAATAAAATTAATTTCATTGAAGAGTGAAAAGCTAACGTTGCAAACATTAATTATAAGATTTTTTGTAGTGTTATTACCGAACGTATTGCTATTAGGAATTCCATTAATATGTAACGTATATATGATGTTGTTCCGCAAAGATAATTGTGGTTTTCAGGATTTAATTACAAAAACGAAAGTAATAAGTCTTGTATAA
- a CDS encoding DUF3997 domain-containing protein, whose product MKKWIILFVAFLLTGCAGNTSHLTYTVNDEYELIRTSGNAFELFPSQDAVYATQYIPAKITDIAWDDKYIIAKQTEEKSDPNNPDAAIANKKSEHYWIIDVKHNKRFGPYNEKQFNEQKDAFKIKVPFQNVDSYIKEIKKQSA is encoded by the coding sequence TTGAAAAAATGGATAATCCTATTCGTCGCCTTCCTATTAACTGGTTGTGCAGGAAACACAAGTCACTTAACTTATACGGTTAACGATGAATACGAACTCATACGTACTTCTGGAAATGCATTTGAACTTTTCCCCTCGCAAGATGCTGTATATGCCACACAATACATCCCTGCAAAAATTACAGACATTGCTTGGGATGATAAATACATTATTGCAAAACAAACTGAGGAAAAATCAGATCCAAATAACCCTGACGCAGCAATTGCAAATAAAAAAAGTGAACATTATTGGATTATTGACGTAAAGCACAATAAACGTTTCGGTCCCTACAATGAAAAGCAATTTAACGAACAAAAAGATGCGTTTAAAATTAAGGTGCCTTTTCAAAATGTAGATTCATACATAAAAGAAATAAAAAAACAGTCAGCATAA